The window CACACATGGTCTTGTATCGTCCCTCCCGGTCCTGCAGCCAGGATGGGACGGAGAGGAGGCGTAGCCGGGGCGCGCCAAGCCCGAACCCGGGATTGCCGCGCCCTCGACGCCCGGGAAGAGGACCCCACGCGGCTCCCCCTTTGTTCCCGCGGTCGCCCGCGGGGTTTGTGGAGAGCCTGACGACCGTGAGCGGCCGGGGGACCATCCGCCGAACCTTTCGATCAGCCCCCGCCTCGTCGACTCGCCCCGCCGCCACGGCGGCGGCCGGCGGCGAGTTCCGGCGCTTGCACCCTCTCTTCCGCCCGGCTTCCCGGACCGTTTCGCCCTGCCTGCTCCGCCCGTCGTACCGGACGCTCGCCCGCGCCCGCTCCTCACCTCCTCCCCAGTTCGGCCTCGACCACGCGTGCCAGCCGCTGGGCGGCGGCGCGGGCCTTCTCCTCGTCCTCCGCCTCCACCATCACCCGCACCAGCGGCTCGGTCCCGCTGGGCCGGAGGACCAGCCGGCCGTGACCGGCCAGGGCCTGCTCGACCTCGGCCCGGGCGGCGGCGATGCGCGGATTGCTCTCGAGGCCGTCGCGCTCGGGCGCGGGCACGTTCAGCTGCACCTGCGGCAGCTTCCTCACCCGCCCGCCCAGCTCCGAGAGCTTCGCGCCCATTCTACGCGCGGCGGCCAGCATCTGGATACCGGTGAGGATTCCGTCGCCGGTGGTGTGCAGGTCGCGCAGGATGACGTGCCCCGAGGGCTCGCCGCCCAGGACGTAGCCGTGGCGGAGCATCGCCTCCAGCACGTAGCGGTCGCCCACCTTCGCGCGCAGGAGCCGGAGCCCCATCTCGCCCAGCGCCAGCTCCAGCCCCAGGTTGGTCATCACCGTGCCCACCACCGTGTCGCCGGCCAGCCGCCCGCGGGACTGCCGGTCGGCGGCCAGGATGGCCAGGATCTGGTCGCCGTCCAGCACCTGGCCCCTCTCGTCCACGGCGATGCAGCGGTCGGCGTCCCCGTCGAAGGCGAGGCCCGCCTCCGCCCCCGCCTCCCGCACCGCCCGCGCCAGCCCCTCGGGGTGGAGCGAGCCGCAGCCGGCGTTGATGTTGAGACCGTCCGGCTCGGCGTGGAGGACGGTCACCCGCGCCCCCAGCCGGCGCAGGGCCTCGGGCGCGATCCGGCTGGCGGCGCCGTTGGCGCAGTCGACCACCAGGCGGAGCCCGGCCAGCGCCCCCTCGGGGACGCTGCCCGCCAGGAAGCGGATGTACTCCTCGGCCAGCTCCTCCCGCTGGGTCACGCCCCCCAGAGCGGCGCCCTCGGGTCGCGGCAGCCCCGCCTGCCGCTCCTCGCCCAGCAGCGCCTCGATCTCGTCCTCCAGCTGGTCGGGAAGCTTGAACCCCTCCGCGGAGAAGAATTTGATGCCGTTGTACTCGGCCGGGTTGTGCGACGCGGAGACCATGGCCGCCGCGCTGGCCGCCGTCTTCCGGACCAGGAAGGCGACCCCGGGCGTGGTGACCACGCCCAGCCGCTCCACGTCCGCCCCCACCGAGGCGAGGCCGGCGACCAGCGCCGCCTCCAGCATCCCGCTGGAGCGGCGCGGATCCGCTCCCACCAGGAAGCGGGCCCTGCCCTCCCGCTCCAGGACCGCGCCCGCCGCCCTTCCCAGGCGGAAGGCCAGCTCCGGCGTCAGCTCCCGGTTGGCCAGCCCTCTGACCCCATCGGTGCCGAAGAGTCGCGACAACTCGGAGGCCTCCTGCAAGGCAGCACTCAGACAACGTTCACTATAGCCGAACTCTACGGCTTGGGGCGGATGGCAACCGTCACCTGCACCGCCTGGACGTCCTGGGCCGTCACCCCGGGCGGCAGCCGCAGCGCCACCCGCTGCGTCAGGTCGGAGCGGGCGCCGGTCACGTCCACCGGCGCGGTCTCCAGCACCTGGAGGCCGGAGAGCACCGCCTCGTCGCCGCTCACCGTCACCTGCGCCGGGTGGACGCTGCTGCCCGCGACGACGTAGCCGTCCGCCGGCTTCCCCGTCACCACCGCCTGCACCGGCAGCGTGCGCGTCGCCGGGCGCTCGCCCACGGCCACGTCGACCGTCACCTGGTCGGGGTGGAAGCGGACGCCGTGCACCTCCAGCCCCGAGGCGTCCAGCGCCACCGGGACGGCTCCCTGGCGGAGGTCCGCCCGCGCCCCGGCCACGTCCACCCGCACCTCCACGGTGGAGATCCGCCAGATCCGGCTGGAGGGCCCCTCCACCTGCACCCGGGCCGGGGTGGCCGTGCTGCCGGCGACCGCCATCCCCTGCGCCGGCTCGCCGATGGTGACCACGTGGACCGGCAGCGTCCTCGTCTCCCGGCGTTCCAGCGTGACGCGGACGTGGTCGGGGAAGATGCCGACCAGGCTGATCCCGCGCGGGACGGGGACCTCCGACACAGCGTACGACCGGCTGCCCGGTCGCGCGCCGCTCATGTCCACCCGCGCCTTGAGCCCGACCACCTCCGGGCTGGTCAGCCCGGTCCCGGCCAGGGTGACGGTGACGCGGTCCGGACTGACGTCGGTGGCGACGAGGTCGGCAGGAAGGTGGACCAGCTCCACCGGCGCGCTGGCCAGGTTCTGCTGCTGCGTGGGGTTCCGGGCGGCGAAGCCCCAGAGGAGGAGCGCCACGACGAAGGCGACGGCCCAGACCGCCCGGTTGTCGGCGAGGAGGCGGCGCATCACGGCCGCTCGCCCCCCTTCCGCGAGGGCGCCGCGTCCC is drawn from Bacillota bacterium and contains these coding sequences:
- the glmM gene encoding phosphoglucosamine mutase, which codes for MSRLFGTDGVRGLANRELTPELAFRLGRAAGAVLEREGRARFLVGADPRRSSGMLEAALVAGLASVGADVERLGVVTTPGVAFLVRKTAASAAAMVSASHNPAEYNGIKFFSAEGFKLPDQLEDEIEALLGEERQAGLPRPEGAALGGVTQREELAEEYIRFLAGSVPEGALAGLRLVVDCANGAASRIAPEALRRLGARVTVLHAEPDGLNINAGCGSLHPEGLARAVREAGAEAGLAFDGDADRCIAVDERGQVLDGDQILAILAADRQSRGRLAGDTVVGTVMTNLGLELALGEMGLRLLRAKVGDRYVLEAMLRHGYVLGGEPSGHVILRDLHTTGDGILTGIQMLAAARRMGAKLSELGGRVRKLPQVQLNVPAPERDGLESNPRIAAARAEVEQALAGHGRLVLRPSGTEPLVRVMVEAEDEEKARAAAQRLARVVEAELGRR
- a CDS encoding CdaR family protein; this translates as MRRLLADNRAVWAVAFVVALLLWGFAARNPTQQQNLASAPVELVHLPADLVATDVSPDRVTVTLAGTGLTSPEVVGLKARVDMSGARPGSRSYAVSEVPVPRGISLVGIFPDHVRVTLERRETRTLPVHVVTIGEPAQGMAVAGSTATPARVQVEGPSSRIWRISTVEVRVDVAGARADLRQGAVPVALDASGLEVHGVRFHPDQVTVDVAVGERPATRTLPVQAVVTGKPADGYVVAGSSVHPAQVTVSGDEAVLSGLQVLETAPVDVTGARSDLTQRVALRLPPGVTAQDVQAVQVTVAIRPKP